The stretch of DNA CAAAAGAAAATCTCGCTACGTTTCTAAAAAAAAAAAAATGAAGGCCTTAACTTGTATTACACTTGTTCTTTTCTTATTTCAATTTGCTATAGGACAAAACCAAACTGCTTCTATTTCTAATAATCATACAACAACTGCTTCAACTAATTCTACTCCATCAGAAATTGATTGGGCTAATTTTGAAAATGAATTGACGGATGAAAATTGGTCTTTTCACACCAACCAAGAAGGAAAATTGTTGTACATTGACTTTGAGTCTCTAGGAGGAAAAATGAATCGCCTAGTTCTAAAATCAGTTGAAAAAACAATTATTATAGAAGATAATCATCTTTTTGACCTGCCAATCAATACTATTTATGAAGTAAATTTGGAAAAATTAAAAAGAGGTAGTTATTTTGTAGAGTTATATACTTACGACAATAAAATAATTCGTGAAGAAATAACCATTCAATAGATTTTAAACCGATAAATGTTTCTTTTAATTTGGATCTATCCCATCATATAGAAGAGTTACTTTACTCCAACGACTGTGTTATTATTCCAACCATTGGTGGTTTTATAGTAAACTATACTGCTTCCTCTATCGATTTTGTAGAACAACGTTTGTTGCCTCCTCAGAAATCGGTGTCGTTTAATGCCAAATTAGTGAATAATGATGGGTTATTAGCCAACCATATTGCTCAAAAAGAACATTTAACGTACAAACAAGCGACTTCAAAAGTAGAAGAATTTAGCCGCCAAATTGAAATTGATTTATTTAATAATAAGATTGTTCATTTTAACAAAATTGGTAAATTGTATTTCAACTCAGATTCTAAATTAGAATTTGTTCCATTTAATACCAATTTCTTAAAAGACGCTTATGGTTTGCCAGATATACCCTGTGTTCCTATCTTGCGAAGTAAAGATTATTTAATCAAAAATAAGAGTGAAGAAAAAGCTGTTGCCATTCAATCCAAAGGTAAACCTGCTGCTCTTATAACAGCTTTAGTTGCTAAACCTAGGGTGATTGCTGCTGTTGCTGCAATTTTTCTTTTTGCTTTGGCTAGTCCATACATCTATAATGCCCTATTTCATTCTGCTCCAACAGAAACAAGCATAGCGCAAGATAAGGATACAACAACTACTGCTCCCAATAAAAAATCACAAGCTTCTCTGATTCCATCTATTAGTGCGACCAACAGCAGTGATACGGTTGCAACAGAGCAAGACAGTACTCCTATTCAAGAACAAGAAGTGCCAGAGATACCTCAGGTAGATCCTAGTCAAGATTATGTTATTGTGTTAGGTGCTTTTGGCAAAAAAAGAAATGCTCGCCGTTTAGCTAAAAAATTAGAAAAAGACAATTACCTTCCTGATGTTACTTACAAAAATGGGTTAAATCGAGTTGGGGTTCAAATCACTTGTTCGCCAGAAGAATTAAAGCAGCACCTCAAATTCCTACAAGAAAACTATAACAAAAAAGCTTGGGTTGTAGAGTAATATCTATTCTTTTATTTTTCCTTTTCTTCTACCAATGCAGCTATTGTTTTCACCATTAAGTCAAGGTCTATTTTTTCAATTGGATGAGGAAAATCATCAAAAACTTTCAACCGCCCATTGGGTAAAGCATCCGCAATCCTTGTTGTTTCTTCTTCACTAACCATCTTGTCCTTTCTCCCTACACTAATAATTGCTTCTTGATTAATAGATAAAAAATCGTCTGTAGAAAGCCCAGCTCCTGCACCTAAGTTTATCATTAAATCTGCGGTTAATTTTAGGTGTTCTTTCCAATCTTGAGGAGCATGTCGCTTGGCTAATAATTGGGCAAAAGCAGGCACTTTGGCTTCAATAATAGAAGGATCAAGCATTTTAATTTCTTTTGCTGCTGTTGCTGGCGACCAATCAAATTTAGTAGCTAAAGTTATAATTTTACCGACCTTATCAGGGTACAATTTGGCTAAATTCAAAGCAACATAGCCTCCCATAGAATAGCCAAAAATATCGACCTGTTCTAGCTCTTGTTCAGCCATATAATTCACTACATCTTGGGTAAATAAGTCAATTGAAAAAGGATGCCCATTCGATGCACGCCCACCGTGTCCTGTAAAATTGAGTACCCTAACATCAGCCCCCTTGCTCTTTAATTCTTCTTCCATAGGTTTCAACTGATCTTTGCTACCTAAAGCACCATGCAATAATAAAAGTGGCTTTTGTTGAATCATAACTTTGATTTTAGAAATGATAGGATCATTTTCTTCAATAATATAATTAGCTTGCTTATAAAAAAAAGTGCGCTCTTCTAGTTTTTTTGCAATAAATTGCGCCAAACGTTCTTTTGACATTCCCATCAGTAAAGGACGTTGATCGGTTTCCTTCTGAAGTCGTTGTAATAAGGTCGATTGAGATGGATTTAAGAAAATACTTATTCCATTATTCAAAATCCAAGACATATTGTCTCCAAAACAAGGGGTTCCACCTCCCAATGCAATAATGGTTGGTTCTTTGATGCTTGCGGTCTCTCTTAAGCTTGCTGATTCCAAGCTTCTAAAGTATTCCTCCCCTCTAGCTTCAAATATTTGCCGAATGGAACAACCTTCTTGTGCCTCTATTTTGGCATCTAAATCTAAAAATTGCCACCCTAAATCATTTGCCAATTTTTGCCCCCAGTAAGATTTTCCAGAGCCCATAAATCCCAACAAATAAATATTCCTATTGAACATAATCTTCTATAATATTTACTAAGTTAGCTTCCTTCTCTTCATGAAAGATGGGA from Aureispira anguillae encodes:
- a CDS encoding HU domain-containing protein, which produces MDLSHHIEELLYSNDCVIIPTIGGFIVNYTASSIDFVEQRLLPPQKSVSFNAKLVNNDGLLANHIAQKEHLTYKQATSKVEEFSRQIEIDLFNNKIVHFNKIGKLYFNSDSKLEFVPFNTNFLKDAYGLPDIPCVPILRSKDYLIKNKSEEKAVAIQSKGKPAALITALVAKPRVIAAVAAIFLFALASPYIYNALFHSAPTETSIAQDKDTTTTAPNKKSQASLIPSISATNSSDTVATEQDSTPIQEQEVPEIPQVDPSQDYVIVLGAFGKKRNARRLAKKLEKDNYLPDVTYKNGLNRVGVQITCSPEELKQHLKFLQENYNKKAWVVE
- a CDS encoding alpha/beta fold hydrolase produces the protein MFNRNIYLLGFMGSGKSYWGQKLANDLGWQFLDLDAKIEAQEGCSIRQIFEARGEEYFRSLESASLRETASIKEPTIIALGGGTPCFGDNMSWILNNGISIFLNPSQSTLLQRLQKETDQRPLLMGMSKERLAQFIAKKLEERTFFYKQANYIIEENDPIISKIKVMIQQKPLLLLHGALGSKDQLKPMEEELKSKGADVRVLNFTGHGGRASNGHPFSIDLFTQDVVNYMAEQELEQVDIFGYSMGGYVALNLAKLYPDKVGKIITLATKFDWSPATAAKEIKMLDPSIIEAKVPAFAQLLAKRHAPQDWKEHLKLTADLMINLGAGAGLSTDDFLSINQEAIISVGRKDKMVSEEETTRIADALPNGRLKVFDDFPHPIEKIDLDLMVKTIAALVEEKEK